In Ruania alkalisoli, the DNA window CGTGCAAGAGCCGTCCGGTTATGTGATGACCTGGATCCAGGGCGTGCACCCGGAGAAGAAGTTCGCCGAACTCGAGTGGACGCACGAGATGTACGTGCTCGGCCACATGATCCAGGCCGCGGTCGCGTTGTCCCGCGCTGCCGGACGCGACGACCTGCTCAGCATCGCCCGACGCTTCGCCGATCTGCTCGACCGCCGCTTCGGACCTGGCCGGGACGAAGGCATCTGCGGGCACCCACAGATCGAGACCGCGCTCGTGGAGTTGTACCGCCACACCGGCGCCGACCGCTACCTTGCCCTCGCCCAGCGGATGGTCGACCTCCGTGGGAAGGGCCTGCTCACTCCCGGGCATCTTGGGGCGACCTACTTCCAGGACCACACCCCTGTACGGGAGGCGAGGGACGCCGTCGGGCATGCCGTGCGTCAGCTGTACCTGAACGCCGGGGTGACCGACGTGCAACTGGAGACCGGCGACGCAACCCTGATGCAGGCGATGCACGCGCAGTGGACAAGCGCCCACCACCGCAAGATGTACCTCACCGGCGCGTTCGGCTCCCGGCACCGGGACGAGGCCTTCGGCGACGACTACGAGCTTCCCTCCGATCGTGCCTACGCCGAGACCTGTGCCTCCATCGCTGACGTGCACTGGACCTGGCGGATGATGCTGGCCAGCCCGGATCTCGTGCCGGAGTACGCGGAGACGATCGAGCGCGAGCTGCACAACGCCCTCGCTGCTGCCGTGGACTCCACTGGCACCCGGTTCTTCTACGCGAACCCGCTGCAACTGCGACCGGACCGGTTCAGCGAGGAGAACGCCCCCCGCGACCGGCAGCACTGGTACTCCTGCGCCTGCTGCCCGCCGAATCTGGCGCGACTGGTGGCCCAGCTCGGCTCCTATGTGGCTACGGCAAGTGAGCAGGAGCTGGCGCTGCACCTGTTCGCCGACGCCGAGATCGACGTACCCGCTCACCTGGGCGGTGGCGCCCTGCGTGTGAGCACGGCCTATCCCGACGACGGCCGGGTCACCTTCGCTCTGGACGGTTCGCCGAGCTTGCGCTTGGCCGTGCGGGTACCGAGCTGGTCAGCCTCCACCACTCTCGACGGCGGACCGGTCACCCTGGACGACGACGGCTACCTGCGCGTGGACCTGGAGTCTGCGGCGCCCCTCACGCTCTCCCTCGACCTCACCCCCCGGTGGACCCGCGCCCACCACCGCGCCGACGCGCTGCGCGGTGCACGGGCGATCGAAGTAGGTCCTCGGGTGTACTGCCTGGAGCAGGTGGACCTGCCCGAGGGTGTGGCCGTCGACGACGTCCGCGTGGCCGCCGACGCCGAGCTGGAGACAGTTGCCGGCCCGGACCGCACGCGGGTGCGGGTGGAGGGCTTGGCGAGGGACGCCGTCGAAGGCCTCTACCCGGCCACAGGCCGCGGCAATCCGAGGAATCCAGAGGGATCCCGCGCTGTGACCCTGACCGCCGTCCCGTTCTCGACCTGGGGAAACCGAGGCAGCACCGCGATGCGCGTGTGGCTGCCGATCATCTGACACGTGCGCGGCCGAGCGGCCGTGCCGGACTCGAGGAGGAGTCGTATGTACCGCATCAGGAAGAGCCGGTCCGTGCCGGCAGTGGCCGCTGTGATGGCGGGGGCGCTGGCATTGAGCGCCTGCTCCGGTGGAGACGGGGATGAAGGCGGCGGTGGTGGCGACACCATCCAGATCCTGGTTCTCAAGCACCCGCTGACCGGTGCGATGGCCGATATGGGCTGGGTAGCCGACCTGGAGGAGGCGGCCGGGGTCACCATCGAGTGGGAAGAAGTCTCAGCCGACTGGGACCAGAAGAAGTCCACGATGCTGGCTGCCGGGGACATTCCGGATCTGGTGGTCGGGACCAACGCGATCACCAACGCCGACCTGGCCACCTTCACCGGCCTGTTCGAAGACCTCAGCGACGATATGGACGCCCTGCCGAACGTGGCGGAGATGTTCGACGCGGTACCCGTCACACAGGAGATGGCGACCATGCCGGACGGCGCGGTGTACTCCCTGCCCAGCTACCGGCGCTTCTGGCCGGAGACGGGAACCCGCCAGTTCATCAACCAGCAGTGGCTGGACACCCTCGGCCTCGAGCAGCCGACCACCTGGGACGAACTGCACGAGGTGCTGCTGGCCTTCAAGGAGGAGGACGCCAACGGCAACGGCGACCCCGACGACGAGATCCCGATGGACTGGGCGCCGGCCGGTGATGACGGGTTCGGGCTGTTCCAGCCGACGGTGCTGCTCGGCAGCCTCGGCCTGCCGATCGCCGACGGTGGTGGCCAGGGCTACTTCGTCGAGGACGGCCAGGTGGGCAACTTCCTGATCGACGAACGCTATCGCGAGCTCATCTCCTTCCTGCACGAGCTCTACGCCGACGGGTTGATCAGCCAGGACGTGATGACGCAGGACTATTCGGCCTACCAGTCCGTGGCCCGCGGCGATGGCGACAGCGCACGCGTCGGCTTCACGTGGGGCTGGACCGGTTCGGACCGCGTCGGCGCCCAGCTGGTCGAGCAGTATGCGCCGCTCGCACCGCTGCAGGCCGATAGCTCCATCGGTGCGGACGAGGTCACCTGGTCCTTCGACTCCTACCTGCTGAACTACGGCGTCAACTCCATCACGATGTCCGCGCAGTCGGACAACCGTGAGGGTGCCCTGGCAGTGATCGACGCCTTCTACGATCAGGACATCTCGATCCAGGCGCTCTGGGGCGAGCTGGGGGAGAACCTCGAATCCGCCGGGGAGGACGCCTATGAGGTGCTGCCCCCCGCGGACGGCGAGTCCGATCCCTCCACGTGGAAGTGGACCACCACCCTCGCCGACAACAGCCCCGGCTGGATCCGGGAGGACATCGACGTGGTGCTCCCCACGGATCTGCAGGAGGCGGCTGACCAGTCGGAGCCGTTGGATGCCGCGATCGCGAACGTGGACCCGTCCACCGACATCTTCCCGTCCCAGTTGATCCGTATGAGCGAGGAGGATCTGAACCAGCTGGCGCTCAACAACACCGCCGTCTTCGGCATCGCGATGCAGCGGTGGGCCACCTGGATCACCGAGGGTGGCGCAGACTCCGGCTGGGACGCCTACGTGGCCGAGGTGGAAGCCGCCGGGTTGACGCAGAACCTCGAGATCCACCAGCGCTTCTACGACGAGTTCGCGGCCTCGCAGGGGTAGTGACGCCGTCATCTGATGAAGGTGCGGCCGGCAGGGTCGAGTGACCCCACCGGCCGCACCACCACCGATCGAAGGAGATCGCTGTGACTGTGACGAGGAGCGGGCCCGCCCAGGGGACGGCCGTGGCGCCCTCACGCGGCCCCACCCGCACGCGACCGAAGGGTCTGGCCGGGCTGCGCCGGCACGTGCACCGGTACTGGCAGCTGTGGGTGATGGCCCTCCCGGCCATCGGCTTCGTGGTGCTGTTCGCCTACGTTCCGATGTACGGGCTGCAACTCGCCTTCCGGGAGTTCGACTTCACCGCCGGGCTCACCGGGGGCGAGTGGGTCGGGCTGAAGTACTTCCGGCAGTTCTTCGAGAGCCCGCAGTTCTGGACTCTCATGCGCAACACCGTGGTCATCAGCGTCACCACGCTGGTGGTCGGGTTCATCGCACCGATCGCTCTGGCGCTGCTGGTCAACCAGGTGATCGGGCGCCGTCGGAAGAGGTTCCTGCAGACTGCGACCTATCTGCCGCACTTCATCTCGATCGTGGTGATCGTGGGGATGCTGCAGGTGTTCCTCTCCCCCTCCTCTGGGCTCATCACCCGGGTGGCCGAGATGGTGGGGGTCTCAGGAGCGAACTTCCTGGGCGACACCAGTGCTTTCGTGCCCGTCTATGTGATCTCCGAGGTGTGGCAGCACGCCGGGTGGAACAGCATCATCTACCTCGCGGCGCTCGCGAGTGTCGACACCCAGCTCTACGAGGCTGCCCGGATCGACGGTGCGGGGCGGTTCACGATCATCCGCCACATCGACGTACCCGCGCTGGTGCCGACGATGATCGTGCTGTTCATCCTGAACATGGGCACGGTGCTGAGCACCGGCTTCGAGAAGATCTTCCTCATGCAGAACCCCCTGAACCTGGGGGTCTCCGAGGTACTCGCCACCTACGTGTACAAGATCGGCATCCTGTCGAACCAGTTCAGCTATGGCACCGCGATCGGGCTGTTCAACACCCTGATCAACTTCACGTTCCTGGTGATCACGAACCAGGTGGCCAAGCGCCTCTCCAACACGAGCCTGTGGTGATCCCATGAGACTGTCAGCCCTCTCCCGCCGCACCCCTGGCGACATCGCCTTCACGATCGGTCTCGTCCTGACCTGCGCCCTGGTGCTGTTCCTGACGCTGTATCCGATCTACTTCGTCGTGATCGCCTCCGTCAGCGATCCCACGATGGTCGCCACCGGGCGCGTGTGGTTCATGCCGCAGGGGATCTCCTGGTTCGGGTACGAGCAGATCCTCGCCGATGAGCGCATCTGGACCGGGTACCGCAACACGATCCTCTACACGGTGGTGGGCACCGCAGTGAACCTGCTGGTGACGCTTCCCGCCGCCTACGCCCTCTCCCGGCGCGAGTTCAAGCCGCGGAGGGTGCTGATGTTCTTCTTCGCGTTCACGATGTTCTTCAACGGCGGGCTCATCCCCATGTATCTGCTGCTGCGGGACCTGAACCTGCTCGACAACTGGCTCGTGTTCATCCTCCCGACGGCGGTCAACGTCTACAACCTCATCATCGCCCGGGCGTTCTTCGAGAACTCTCTGCCGGAGGAGCTGTACGAGGCCGCCACGATCGATGGGTCGAACTACTTCCAGTTCTTCCTCAAGATGGCCGTGCCGCTGTCGATGGCGATCATCTCGGTGATCGGTCTGTACTACCTGGTGCAGCACTGGAACGACTTCTTCACCGGTCTGGTGTTCGTGCGCGATTACGACAAGCAACCGCTGCAGATCGTGCTGCGCGACATTCTCATCTCCAACCAGGCGTTCTCCGGCGGCGCCGGTGGTGCCGGGGGATCGGGAGGCAGTTACGCGCAGCAGTACGCCGACCAGATCAAGTACGGCGTGATCGTGGTCTCCACCCTGCCGGTGATCGTGCTCTACCCCTTCCTGCAGCGGTACTTCGAGAAGGGCGTGATGATCGGGTCGGTGAAGGGCTGATGCACCACCTCCTCGATTGGCACCAGCGGATCGGGCGCCTCGGCCTGCGGCTGCTGTGCCTGCACCTGCTCTGGATGGCGTGGACGCTGCGCGGCGGCGTCCTCGCCGGGATCTTCCCCGCCACAGCCGCCCTGCACGGGGTGCTGCGCGATGACATCCGGCACGCCCTCCACTATCCGGGCGAGCCCCTCGGACTCGACCGAGCAGGCCGCCGGGCGTTGCGCACCCGCTTCGCCGGGCTCTGGCGGGCCGAGTTCGGACCGGCGAACGGTCTCGGCGCCGTGCTCACCGTGGCGTGGGCGCTGGTGATCGTGGACAGGATCGTGGTGGGAACCCTCGACCTCGGCGGCCTGGGCCCCGTGCTCGCCGGTGGCCTGACAGTGGCCGGGGCGGTGCTCGGTGTACTGACCGTGCTCGTGTGGCCGCTCCAGGCGCACTTCGACGACGGAGCGTTCGCACTGCTTCGGCGCAGCGCCGTGCTCGCCGGTGGGCGCCCGGCCACGGCGGCGCTCGCGGCCCTCGGGGTCGGGGTGATCCTGTGCGCCTACTACGTGATACCTGGGCTGATCCCGGTGCTGGGCGTGGCGGCCCCCGCCGCGCTGGCCACCAGTGCGCTGTGGCGCACCGGGGTCCTGGCTGCGCCGCCGAGCACTCCACACGCCGGCACCACCCCACACGGGAAGGACCCGATCGGCCAGAGCGACCGGAATGAACGGACCGGCCGAACGCTGCAGCACGCCTGACGCACTCCACACCGAGAGGACATCGATGTCCACCACCCCCGCGACCGACCGAGTTGCCACCGCACCCGTGCTGCGCTCGCTCGCCTACGACGGGCGGGTGCGCCTGGCGGGTGCCCTCGGCGAGCGAATCGCCGATGCCGCCCAGACCTACCTCAGTATGGATCCCGCCGACGTCCTGCACGGCTTCCGGGAACGGGCCGGCCTGCTCGCCCCGGGGCAGCCCATGACCGGATGGTCGCGGACCACCACGGAACCGACTTTCGGGCAATGGGTCAGCGGGCTGGCCCGTCTGGGCGTGACCGCAGGGATCCCCGAGGCCTCCGCCCGGGCGATCGAACTGGTGGAGGGATATGCCGAGACCGTCGGCTCCGACGGCGACACCCGGATGTCGCTCTACGGCTACGAGAAACTCGCCTGCGGGCTCGTCGATACCGCGCTCTACGGCGGCCACCTGCCAGCCGTGGACCTGCTGAACCGGACGGTCGAGTGGGCCGCCCGCACCCTCGAGCGTGACCGGCCGCCCGCCCACGCCGCCAACTTCGCCGGCGGCATCATCACGCCCACCTCACACGCCCGCACCATCGAGTGGTACACCCTCGCCGAGAACCTGCACCGTGGGTACCTCGCCGGCGCCGCCCCCGCTGTCGAGGACTTCGCCGGGCTGTGGCACTACGACTCCTACTGGGACCGCTTCGCCGAAGCGCCCACGCCCGGCCGCCCGTGGGACGTGCCCGTCTGGTTGCACGCCTACTCTCACGTGAACACCTTCGCCTCGGCAGCGGCCGCCTACGAGGTGACGGGCGATCAGCACTACCTGGACGTCCTGCGGAACGCCCACGACTACCTCACCACCACCCAGACGTATGCCACCGGTGGGTATGGCCCGAGCGAGTTCACCCTCCCCGAGGACGGGTCGCTCGGGCGCAGCCTGGAGTGGCGTACCGACACCGCTGAGATCGTGTGTGGCTCCTGGGCGGCGTTCAAGCTGTGCACCGCCCTGCTGCGGTTCACCGGTGAGGCGCGCTACGCCGACTGGGTCGAACAACTCGTGTTCTCCGGGATCGGGGCCGTCACGCCGGTCCGCCCCGGGGGCCAATCGCCCTACTACCAGGACTACCGGCTCGGGATCGCCACGAAACTGCCGCATTGGGACGACTGGCCGTGCTGCTCCGGAACCTATCTGCAGTGCGTGGCCCACCTGCCGGATCTGGTCTACCACGCCCACGACGGTGGACTGTCGGTCGCCCTGTACGTCCCCTCCTCCGTGACGTGGGCCCAGGAGGGGCGCGAGGTCACCCTGGACCAGCGCACCGATTTCCCCGTCGGGGACACCGCGACCTTGACGCTCAGTCTGCCGGACGGTCCGGCGACCTTCACGCTGCGCCTGCGGGTACCGCCGTGGAGTGAGCGATTCACGGTGACCGTCAACGGGGAGGTGACCTCCGCCGTCGTGGGGGAGGGCGGGTGGCGTGAGCTGAGGCGTGAGTGGCACGACCGGGAGGAGGTGCGCATCACCCTGGGTGCCGGGCTGCGGGTGCTACCGGTGGATCGCTGGCACCCGAACCGGGTGGCGTTCGCGCACGGGCCGGTGGTGCTGGCGCAGAATGCGGACTGGACGATGCCGATCTCGTTGCCCACACCGTGGGAGATGGTGGACCTGGATTGTGCCTTCACCCGCGACGACGATGGCCTGACCTACCGTCCGGTGGGGGTGGGCACCGCCCGACTGCCACTCGGGTGGATGGGGCCGCTCGCCGACGTGCCGGACCGCATCCCCTACCGCATTTACCACGACCTCGACGATCCCCGGATCGTGTAGAAGGAGATCTGTTGACACTCGAACCGCTCACCACCATCATCCACCGCGGCGTCGTCGGGGAGATGGGCTCCCTGTACACCCGCCTCCTGGTCACCGACCCCGACGGCCCGAACGCCGGAGCCCTCTTCCTCACCTGGGAGTTGCGGCTCGGGGTGGCCGACGACGGCGGCCCCTCCTTCCCGATCTGGCGCAGCCTGGACGGTGGGCACAGCTGGGAGCACCTCGCGGACGTGGCCGATGCCCTCGGGCAGGGGAACCGGTACCAGCCGATGATGATCGAGCTGACCGACGATCTCGCACACCTGCGCCGCGGGGATCTGCTGCTCGCCGGGAACTCCATCCCCGCCGACGGTTCGTCGACCACTCTCGCCCTGTACTCCTCCTCTGACGGCGGAGCCTCCTGGGCGTATGAGTCGACCATCGATTCGGGTGGCCCGGCGATCTACTCTCCGCGTAGCGATGCCGCCACCACATCGGTGTGGGAACCGGATCTGCAGGTGATCGACGGCACCCTGCAGTGCTATCTGGCCGACGAGCGGGACAAGGCCGCCGGGATGCTGCAGACGATCACACGACGCTCCACCACCGATCTGCGTACCTGGTCGGAGAAGGACCTGATCTGCGGGATCGCCGACCGCCACCACCGACCCGGCATGTTCGTGGGCACAGGCCAGATGCCCGATGGCGTCCACCGCGCCGTGATCGAGGTGGTCGGCCCGCCGGAGGTGCCGATCCACCTCCTCACCAGCGACGACGGCCTGGATTGGGGCGATCCATCCGCGATCGGGCTTGCGTTGGTGGCCACCGACGGCACCAGCATCTCCGGCACCCCGAACCTTGCCTGGCGCGAGGTGGGCGGCCAGGTGGAGATGATCGCGACCGGCCGGACCAGCCTGCGCGACGGCGTGGCCGGCAACCGGGCGCTGCGCAGCCTCGACCTGGGCCGCACATGGACCTCGTTCGAACTACCCACCCCAGCCGAGCGTTCACTCACCGGGGACGGGTCCGGCTACTCCCAGTCGGTGCGGTGGAACGCCGCGGGCGAGCTGGTGCACGCCACCACGGTCCGTTCGCCCAGCGGCAGCCACGATGTGGTGGTCACGGTGGCAGCGCGGCAGAACTGAACGGCTGGCCCGCTGGCGTCGCGGTTGGGGCTCTGGTGAGCAACCACGGTCGGGGTTGGTCACCGGGTCAACAGTGGGTCCGGCACCGCTTCGGCGCCCCGGTTTTGTCGGACCCGACAGCGCGCCGCGATGCCGGCGATCGCCACACTGGGAGAAACCGAGACCTGGAGGATGCATGACGATCGCCGCAGCCGCTCCCCGTGACTACCTGGTGCGCCCGTGGGCCGGTACCTGGGTCCGCGACCTTGCCCTCATCGGCGGGGCCGTCGCACTGACGGCGCTGCTCGCCCAGGTCTCCATCCCGGTCCCCGGATCCCCGGTGCCAGTCACCGGGCAGACACTCGCCGTCGTCCTCGTCGGAGCGACCATGGGCTTGCGGCGTGGTGTGGCAGCGATGGGCGCCTACGTCCTGCTCGGTGGGCTGGGCCTGCCGATCTACTCCGACGGTGCCGGGGGCGTGGCGGTCGTGGTGGGGCCGACGGGAGGCTACCTGCTCGGCTTCATCCTCGCGGCCGCCGTCATGGGCCATCTCGCTGAACGCGGCTGGGACCGTACGCCGCTGCGCACGCTGGCACTGGGGCTGACAGGCCAGGTGCTCGTTTTCGCCGTCGGGGTACCGTGGCTCGCCCTGGTGGCCGGGTTCGCTCCGGCCGAAGCGATCGCGGCAGGATTCACGCCGTTCATCGTCGGGGGGCTAGTCAAGGGGGCGATCGCCGGGATGCTGATCCCGGCCGCGTGGCGGGTGGTCAGGCGAGGTCAGCGCCCGGCCGAGCAGGGATAAAGCAGGGCAGACATGGGACTCGGGGACAGACACCACTAGGCTCGGCCACGTGAACGATCGCCCTGCTCCTGGTCGCCGGTTGCGCCCCGGGCGGCGCCCGGCGAACCGGCCCCGGAAGGGACCGGAGCCCGAGGTTCCCATCGTCGACACCGACGGCGTTCCGGAAGCCTCCCAGGTACCGCCGCTGCGGCCGGCCGTGCCCCTGCGGGCTCGCGAGCAGACCGGGCCCTCCGCCGTCGTGCGCCCATGGTCGTTGCGGGAACAGGCACGGCGGATGGTCGCCGGGAAGGGGCCGCCCACGCTGCCGTTCCCCGGCTCGCGTTTCCTCTCCTCCCTCAGCGCCGAGGAGGAGCGGTCCGTGCTGGACCTGGTGCTGCGTGCCGGGGAGGCGATGGTCGCCACCGGTGCGCCGGTGGGTGATGCCACCGCCGAGATGCTCCGGATGGCCGACGGGCTCGGTGTGAAGAACCTGAGCGTCGACATCACCTTCATCTCGGTCACGGCCACGATCGACCGGGACGACGACCCCGTCACCAAGGTGCGGGTGATCAGCACCCGCACGTCCGACTACAGCCGGCTGACCGACATCAGTCGCCTGATCGCGGAGATCACCCGGAAGCAGCTGAGCATCAACGAGGCCCATGAGCGGCTGACGGAGATCCTCACCGCACCCCACCCCTACCGGCGGGCAGTGGTGACCGGCGCGCTCGGGATGATGGCGGCATCGGTGGCGGTGCTGCTCGGCGGTGGCTGGGCGGTCGCCCTGCTGGCGGCGGCGACCACGATGGTGATCGACCGGGTGCAGCGATTCCTGCGCCACCGAGGTTTGCCGTACCTGTTCCAGCAGGTGGTCGGCTCGGGGATCGCAACCGTGGTGGCTGTGGTGCTGCTCTGGGGCCAGAACACGTGGGGGTGGGACCGTGCGCTGTTCCCGCCCTCCCTCGTGGTCGCCTCCGGGATCGTGGTGCTGCTGGCGGGCCTGGCGCTGGTCGGGTCGGCGGAGGACGCGATCGCGGGCTTCCCGCTCACAGCCGCGGCCCGCACATTCGAAGTCGGCCTGTACACCGTGGGGATCGTGGCAGGAATCGGCATCGTGCTCGAGGTCGGGCGCCAGTTCGGGGTTCCGTTGAGCATCGGTGACGCCGGAGCCGGTGTGCATGTGCACCCGCTGCTGTTCATCGGCGCCGGTGGCGCGATCGCCGCGGCCTGGGCAGTGGCGAGCTATACCCGGATCCGCACCGTGGGTCTGGTCGCACTGGTGGCGGGGGTGGCATCCGCTGCGTACGTCGGAGTGACCGCCTTGGGGGTGAGTCCTTCGGAGAACCAGTTCGGTGCCGCAACGGCCGCATTCTCGGCGGCTCTGGCGATCGGGCTCCTGGCGGGTGTGCTGAGTGAGCGGGTGCGGGTGCCGACGATGGTCATCTCGGTGTGTGCGGTCACGCCCTTCCTGCCGGGCCTGACGATCTACCGGGCGATGTACAACATCGTCGACACCGGCTTCATTCTCGAAGGGCTCGATCTGCTGGTGCGCGCCGGCTCGATCGGTTTGGCGCTCGCGGCCGGCGTGACTCTCGGGGAGTATCTGGCCACGCCGCTGACGTCCGAGGCCGATAAGTGGCAGCGGCGCATGATGGCCCGCGCCCGCGGCTCCCGCATCTGACCACCTCTGGTGCGTGTGCCGCTGTGCCGCGGCGTGGCGCCTTGGTGTGCCGATAGTCGCGGGGCCACGATGGGAGCAGTTCCGACGAACGGCGAGGAGGCCAGGCGTGCGGATCGTGGTGACAGGTGGATCGGGCCGGCTCGGCACCCAGGTGGTGCGGCGCATCCGTGAGCTCGGGCACGTGGCCGTGCCGGTCAGCCGTCGGTGGGGCATCAACCTCACCACCGGGCAAGGGCTCGGCACCGCTCTCGCTGGAGCCGACGCCGTGGTCCACTGCGCCAGCAACCCCTGGCGGCCTCGCGGCACCGACGTGGAGGGGACGGCGCAGCTACTCGCCGCCGTCGCAGCGCAGGAGCGGCCAATGCACCTGGTGCACGTCTCGATCGTCGGGTGCGATGCGAACCCCTACACCTACTACCGGGCCAAGGCTGCAGCAGAGCGCCTGGTGATGGCCTCCGGGCTCCCGGCGACGATCGTTCGCGCCACCCAGTTCCACACCCTCGTCGCCGCTCTCGCCCGGCGTGCGACCATCGGGCGCACCGACGTCGGGCTCGACGCCGCCACCCAGCCGGTGGATGCCGGATGGGTGGCCACCGAGCTGGCTGATCACGCGCTCGGACGTGCCCCCGACGGTCCGGTGCGGGCTCTCGACCTCGCCGGCCCCGATGTCCTCTCCGTCTCCGACGCACTGACCGCGGTCCGGGTGCACGACGGACGGCCGGCCAGTCATCACCTCCGGGTGCCGGCCATCGGAGGCACGCTCCAGGCGTTTGCCCGCCGCACCAATCTGCCGGGACCGCAGGTGCGTATCGGGGGTTGCACTTTCGACAGCTGGCTGTCGCGGCAACCGGTGCCCTCCGGGCACTGACGGAGAGTTCGGAACGTCTAGCCCACGACGACGTCCCCCGGCTCGACCATTGTCCGGTGGACGCCCTCCAGCAACAGCCCGGCCTGCACGCCAGCCTCGGCGACCGTGCCGCGTTGCTGGAACATCTCGACGCCAGCGATGCGCGACGCCACGACGACCTGGCCTGAGCGCAGAACGGTGACGTGCTGGCCCTCGGCGAGGCTTCCCGAGTCGA includes these proteins:
- a CDS encoding threonine/serine ThrE exporter family protein; this translates as MNDRPAPGRRLRPGRRPANRPRKGPEPEVPIVDTDGVPEASQVPPLRPAVPLRAREQTGPSAVVRPWSLREQARRMVAGKGPPTLPFPGSRFLSSLSAEEERSVLDLVLRAGEAMVATGAPVGDATAEMLRMADGLGVKNLSVDITFISVTATIDRDDDPVTKVRVISTRTSDYSRLTDISRLIAEITRKQLSINEAHERLTEILTAPHPYRRAVVTGALGMMAASVAVLLGGGWAVALLAAATTMVIDRVQRFLRHRGLPYLFQQVVGSGIATVVAVVLLWGQNTWGWDRALFPPSLVVASGIVVLLAGLALVGSAEDAIAGFPLTAAARTFEVGLYTVGIVAGIGIVLEVGRQFGVPLSIGDAGAGVHVHPLLFIGAGGAIAAAWAVASYTRIRTVGLVALVAGVASAAYVGVTALGVSPSENQFGAATAAFSAALAIGLLAGVLSERVRVPTMVISVCAVTPFLPGLTIYRAMYNIVDTGFILEGLDLLVRAGSIGLALAAGVTLGEYLATPLTSEADKWQRRMMARARGSRI
- a CDS encoding SDR family oxidoreductase; protein product: MRIVVTGGSGRLGTQVVRRIRELGHVAVPVSRRWGINLTTGQGLGTALAGADAVVHCASNPWRPRGTDVEGTAQLLAAVAAQERPMHLVHVSIVGCDANPYTYYRAKAAAERLVMASGLPATIVRATQFHTLVAALARRATIGRTDVGLDAATQPVDAGWVATELADHALGRAPDGPVRALDLAGPDVLSVSDALTAVRVHDGRPASHHLRVPAIGGTLQAFARRTNLPGPQVRIGGCTFDSWLSRQPVPSGH
- a CDS encoding EF-Tu/IF-2/RF-3 family GTPase; its protein translation is MFWRKRKAKDSATTTGPTEFTAGSLTVESVFTITGRGTVVAGTVDSGSLAEGQHVTVLRSGQVVVASRIAGVEMFQQRGTVAEAGVQAGLLLEGVHRTMVEPGDVVVG